One region of Thiomonas intermedia genomic DNA includes:
- a CDS encoding RNA methyltransferase gives MKDAHFIEGRAVPPGRPLDDTVFVLVGTSHPGNVGAAARAIKNMGFDTLRLVAPRYADVLKQPETLAFASGAEDVLQSAQVQSELTDAVKDCGLVVALSARVRDFGPPLRTPDWLPHLAQRSSEQGRRVAFVFGSERFGLSNADVYRCDALLSIPANPAYTSLNLAQAVQVIAWEWRKVVGLHAVQPAQAEVVAATAGEVQGMLAHVEQALLALEVLDPSAPRKLLPRLQRLASRAELTRDEVQILRGVCTAILRKVSPG, from the coding sequence ATGAAAGACGCGCATTTTATCGAGGGCCGCGCAGTGCCGCCCGGCCGTCCCTTGGACGACACGGTCTTCGTGCTCGTGGGCACCAGTCATCCCGGCAATGTCGGCGCGGCCGCGCGCGCCATCAAGAACATGGGGTTCGACACGCTGCGGCTCGTGGCCCCGCGATATGCGGATGTGCTGAAACAGCCTGAAACCCTGGCGTTCGCCAGCGGGGCGGAGGACGTGCTTCAGTCGGCACAGGTGCAGTCCGAATTGACCGATGCCGTGAAAGATTGCGGCTTGGTTGTGGCGCTGTCGGCACGGGTGCGCGATTTCGGGCCACCACTGCGAACGCCGGACTGGTTGCCGCATTTGGCGCAGCGCAGTAGCGAACAGGGGCGCCGCGTCGCGTTTGTGTTCGGCAGTGAGCGATTCGGACTGAGCAACGCCGACGTCTACCGCTGTGATGCTTTGCTGAGCATTCCGGCCAATCCGGCCTACACCTCGCTCAATCTCGCTCAGGCTGTGCAGGTCATTGCCTGGGAATGGCGCAAGGTGGTCGGCCTGCATGCGGTACAGCCCGCCCAGGCCGAGGTGGTGGCCGCGACCGCCGGGGAGGTGCAGGGGATGCTCGCGCACGTCGAGCAGGCCCTGCTAGCTCTGGAGGTGCTCGACCCCAGCGCGCCGCGCAAACTTCTGCCTCGGTTACAGCGCCTGGCCTCGCGCGCCGAGCTGACCCGCGACGAGGTGCAGATTCTGCGGGGGGTATGCACGGCGATTCTGCGCAAGGTGTCGCCCGGTTGA
- a CDS encoding inositol monophosphatase family protein has protein sequence MHPMLNVAVRAAREAGKIINRASLDIDLLRVAQKAANDFVTEVDRAAEQAIIDVLLKAYPQHGILGEETGSTFGDASSEYQWIIDPLDGTTNFIHGMPVYAVSIALAHRGVVQQAVVYDPTRDELFTATRGAGAFLNSRRIRVSSRVRLEDSLIGTGFPFRKHDDFDTYMEMFKLVAQRCVGLRRPGAAAIDLAYVAAGRYDGFFESGLKPWDIAAGSLLITEAGGLVGNFAGDGDFLHSGEVIAATPRVYGQIVTLLQRFSKVSPPDAEPPSMAPVSSATDAQIAQMNAPTSKKTGTLAVPESKRPKAAPRRIKASDVAKPRPAEKSLPPSVYKPRRNKD, from the coding sequence ATGCACCCCATGCTCAATGTGGCCGTTCGCGCAGCGCGCGAAGCCGGCAAAATCATCAACCGCGCGAGTCTCGATATCGATCTGCTTCGCGTCGCGCAAAAAGCGGCCAACGATTTTGTGACCGAAGTCGATCGCGCCGCCGAGCAGGCCATCATCGATGTGCTGCTCAAGGCCTACCCGCAGCACGGCATTCTGGGCGAGGAGACCGGGAGCACCTTCGGAGACGCATCCTCCGAATACCAGTGGATCATCGACCCGCTGGATGGCACCACCAACTTCATCCATGGGATGCCGGTGTACGCCGTGTCCATTGCACTGGCGCACCGCGGCGTGGTGCAGCAGGCCGTCGTCTACGACCCGACCCGCGACGAACTATTCACTGCCACGCGTGGGGCGGGGGCCTTTCTCAACAGTCGCCGCATCCGCGTGTCCAGCCGGGTGCGCCTGGAAGACAGTCTCATCGGCACCGGATTTCCGTTCCGCAAGCACGATGATTTCGACACCTATATGGAAATGTTCAAGCTCGTGGCTCAACGCTGCGTCGGCTTGCGACGCCCAGGTGCGGCAGCGATCGACCTGGCCTATGTGGCCGCGGGACGCTACGACGGCTTCTTCGAGAGCGGCCTCAAGCCCTGGGACATCGCGGCGGGAAGCCTGCTGATCACCGAGGCTGGCGGCCTGGTGGGCAACTTTGCCGGAGACGGCGATTTTCTCCACAGCGGCGAGGTGATAGCGGCCACACCGCGCGTGTACGGACAGATCGTCACCCTGCTGCAGCGATTCTCCAAGGTCTCACCACCCGACGCCGAACCCCCATCAATGGCCCCGGTCTCGAGCGCGACCGACGCCCAGATCGCTCAGATGAATGCCCCTACCAGCAAGAAGACCGGTACGTTGGCCGTTCCTGAGAGCAAACGCCCAAAGGCCGCGCCGCGTCGCATCAAGGCAAGCGATGTTGCCAAGCCACGCCCGGCGGAAAAGTCCCTTCCGCCATCGGTATACAAGCCCAGGCGCAACAAGGACTAG